A window from Citrus sinensis cultivar Valencia sweet orange chromosome 5, DVS_A1.0, whole genome shotgun sequence encodes these proteins:
- the LOC102611746 gene encoding ion channel DMI1 isoform X2, translating into MQNSNNDEASVTKTTGKPPLPKRSKTISDDTHFPGPLFPAVRRTDKSFDLRVSIDSDAVASSSSLSSSSSSNGFNERDWMYPSFLGPHMGRRRIKVKPNKLEFKGNEEKKRIQELGSKKEEKEVASLAVTQSNSVTQTSSVSQLSGKTRGLKSSLMTYYMLIINCILCVCYAIYLRDRVEKLEEENSSLRRFCSYKSIAGNNGIDVLHTDNNSDSNFGNADGRTVALYSVIVTLLMPFVLYKYLDYLPQIKNFSKRTKKNKEEVPLKKRVAYSVDVCFSVYPYAKLLALLFATIFLIIFGGLALYAVSDSSFAEALWLSWTFVADSGNHADRVGTGPRIVSVSISSGGMLIFAMMLGLVSDAISEKVDSLRKGKSEVIEKNHILILGWSDKLGSLLKQLAVANKSIGGGVIVVLAERDKEEMEMDIAKLEFDFMGTSVICRSGSPLILADLKKVSVSKARAIIVLASDENADQSDARALRVVLSLTGVKEGLRGHVVVEMSDLDNEPLVKLVGGELIETVVAHDVIGRLMIQCALQPGLAQIWEDILGFENAEFYIKRWSQLDDLRFEEVLISFPDAIPCGIKVAAEGGKIILNPDDNYVLKEGDEVLVIAEDDDTYAPGPLPEVRKRSFLKIPDPPKYPEKILFCGWRRDIDDMIMVLEAFLAPGSELWMLNEVPEKEREKKLTDGGLDISGLMNIKLVHREGNAVIRRHLESLPLETFDSILILADESLEDSIVHSDSRSLATLLLIRDIQSKRLPYRDTKPTSLRLSGFSHSSWIREMQQASDKSIIISEILDSRTRNLVSVSRISDYVLSNELVSMALAMVAEDKQINRVLEELFAEEGNEMCIKPAEFYLFDQEEISFFDIMIRGRQRQEIVIGYRLANTERAIINPSQKSEPRKWSLDDVFVVISSGD; encoded by the exons atgCAAAACAGCAATAATGATGAAGCTTCGGTGACAAAGACGACGGGGAAGCCGCCGCTGCCGAAGCGATCGAAGACGATCTCCGACGACACTCACTTCCCAGGCCCACTTTTTCCCGCCGTTCGCCGAACCGACAAGTCGTTCGATCTCCGCGTGTCCATTGACTCCGATGCTGTGGCGTCGTCTTCTTCTttgtcgtcgtcgtcgtcgagCAATGGGTTTAACGAAAGAGACTGGATGTACCCGTCGTTCTTGGGCCCGCATATGGGTCGGAGGCGGATCAAAGTCAAACCCAATAAGCTTGAATTTAAAGGaaatgaggagaagaagaggaTTCAAGAGTTGGGTTcgaagaaagaagagaaggagGTGGCGAGTTTAGCGGTGACTCAGTCGAACTCAGTGACTCAGACGAGTTCAGTGAGTCAGTTGAGTGGAAAGACTCGTGGGTTAAAGAGCTCCTTGATGACGTATTACATG CTAATAATCAACTGTATATTATGTGTAtgttatgcaatttacttgcggGATAGAGTTGAAAAACTTGAG GAAGAGAACAGTAGCCTTCGTAGATTTTGTAGCTATAAAAGTATTGCTGGGAATAACGGCATTGACGTTTTGCATACTGACAATAACTCAGATTCCAATTTTGGTAATGCTGACGGTAGAACCGTTGCTTTGTATAGTGTGATAGTCACACTTCTTATGCCATTTGTATTGTATAAATATCTTGATTATCTTCCccaaataaagaatttctccaaaagaacaaagaaaaacaaagaggAGGTTCCCTTGAAGAAGAGAGTTGCATATAGTGTGGATGTGTGTTTCTCTGTTTATCCTTACGCAAAGCTGCTTGCACTACTCTTTGCGACTATATTTCTCATAATATTTGGTGGCTTGGCATTGTATGCGGTCAGTGACAGCAGCTTTGCTGAAGCTCTTTGGCTTTCATGGACATTTGTAGCTGACTCGGGAAATCATGCTGATAGGGTTGGCACTGGGCCCAGGATTGTTTCTGTCTCTATTAGTTCAGGAGGCATGTTGATATTTGCAATGATGCTGGGACTAGTCTCAGATGCCATCTCGGAGAAGGTAGATTCGCTGAGGAAAGGAAAGAGTGAAGTTATAGAAAAGAATCACATACTGATTCTTGGCTGGAGTGACAAATTG GGTTCACTTCTGAAACAGCTAGCAGTTGCAAACAAGAGCATTGGTGGAGGCGTTATTGTTGTACTAGCAGAAAGAGACAAGGAAGAAATGGAGATGGACATAGCAAAACTAGAGTTTGACTTTATGGGGACTTCTGTCATATGCAGGAGCGGCAGTCCTCTTATACTGGCTGACTTAAAGAAG GTATCAGTATCAAAGGCACGTGCTATCATTGTATTAGCATCTGATGAAAATGCAGATCAG AGTGATGCACGTGCTTTAAGGGTTGTGCTCAGTCTCACTGGAGTAAAAGAGGGTTTAAGGGGTCATGTTGTTGTGGAAATGAGTGACCTTGACAATGAACCCCTGGTAAAGCTTGTTGGAGGAGAGCTCATTGAAACAGTTGTCGCACATGATGTGATTGGGCGGTTGATGATCCAATGTGCTCTGCAACCTGGCCTTGCACAG ATATGGGAAGACATATTGGGATTTGAGAATGCtgaattttacattaaaaGGTGGTCTCAATTGGATGATCTGCGTTTCGAAGAAGTGCTGATTTCATTTCCTGATGCGATTCCCTGTGGAATTAAGGTTGCAGCTGAGGGTGGCAAGATAATTTTAAATCCAGATGATAACTATGTTCTGAAAGAGGGAGATGAAGTCCTTGTTATAGCTGAGGATGACGATACTTATGCGCCTGGTCCCCTTCCAGAG GTACGCAAGCGGTCTTTCCTAAAAATACCTGACCCTCCAAAATATCCAGAGAAGATATTGTTCTGTGGCTGGCGCCGTGACATCGATGATATGATTATG GTACTAGAGGCATTCCTGGCTCCAGGTTCAGAATTGTGGATGCTTAATGAGGTacctgaaaaagaaagagagaagaaacttACTGATGGTGGTCTTGACATTTCTGGATTGATGAATATAAAACTTGTGCACCGTGAAGGAAATGCTGTTATTAGACGTCATTTAGAAAGTCTACCCTTGGAGACTTTTGATTCT ATATTAATTCTTGCAGATGAGTCACTGGAAGACTCGATTGTGCATTCTGACTCACGTTCTCTTGCCACCCTTCTCCTGATTCGTGACATACAG TCAAAACGTCTGCCTTACAGAGATACAAAGCCTACTTCCTTACGGTTGTCCGGGTTCTCTCACAGCTCCTGGATTCGTGAAATGCAGCAGGCTTCAGACAAATCTATTATTATCAGTGAAATCTTAGATTCCAGGACTAGGAACCTAGTATCAGTGTCCAGAATCAGCGATTATGTACTATCAAATGAACTTGTGAGTATGGCACTGGCAATGGTGGCTGAAGACAAGCAAATCAATCGCGTTCTTGAGGAACTTTTTGCTGAGGAG GGGAACGAAATGTGCATCAAACCGGCAGAGTTCTACTTATTTGACCAGGAAGagatttcattttttgataTAATGATTCGGGGTCGTCAAAGACAGGAAATTGTGATCGGCTACCGGCTTGCTAATACTGAGCGCGCTATAATCAACCCTTCTCAAAAATCAGAACCTAGGAAATGGTCTCTTGATGATGTTTTTGTTGTCATTTCTTCAGGAGACTGA
- the LOC102611746 gene encoding ion channel DMI1 isoform X1: MQNSNNDEASVTKTTGKPPLPKRSKTISDDTHFPGPLFPAVRRTDKSFDLRVSIDSDAVASSSSLSSSSSSNGFNERDWMYPSFLGPHMGRRRIKVKPNKLEFKGNEEKKRIQELGSKKEEKEVASLAVTQSNSVTQTSSVSQLSGKTRGLKSSLMTYYMLIINCILCVCYAIYLRDRVEKLEEENSSLRRFCSYKSIAGNNGIDVLHTDNNSDSNFGNADGRTVALYSVIVTLLMPFVLYKYLDYLPQIKNFSKRTKKNKEEVPLKKRVAYSVDVCFSVYPYAKLLALLFATIFLIIFGGLALYAVSDSSFAEALWLSWTFVADSGNHADRVGTGPRIVSVSISSGGMLIFAMMLGLVSDAISEKVDSLRKGKSEVIEKNHILILGWSDKLGSLLKQLAVANKSIGGGVIVVLAERDKEEMEMDIAKLEFDFMGTSVICRSGSPLILADLKKVSVSKARAIIVLASDENADQSDARALRVVLSLTGVKEGLRGHVVVEMSDLDNEPLVKLVGGELIETVVAHDVIGRLMIQCALQPGLAQIWEDILGFENAEFYIKRWSQLDDLRFEEVLISFPDAIPCGIKVAAEGGKIILNPDDNYVLKEGDEVLVIAEDDDTYAPGPLPEVVRKRSFLKIPDPPKYPEKILFCGWRRDIDDMIMVLEAFLAPGSELWMLNEVPEKEREKKLTDGGLDISGLMNIKLVHREGNAVIRRHLESLPLETFDSILILADESLEDSIVHSDSRSLATLLLIRDIQSKRLPYRDTKPTSLRLSGFSHSSWIREMQQASDKSIIISEILDSRTRNLVSVSRISDYVLSNELVSMALAMVAEDKQINRVLEELFAEEGNEMCIKPAEFYLFDQEEISFFDIMIRGRQRQEIVIGYRLANTERAIINPSQKSEPRKWSLDDVFVVISSGD; encoded by the exons atgCAAAACAGCAATAATGATGAAGCTTCGGTGACAAAGACGACGGGGAAGCCGCCGCTGCCGAAGCGATCGAAGACGATCTCCGACGACACTCACTTCCCAGGCCCACTTTTTCCCGCCGTTCGCCGAACCGACAAGTCGTTCGATCTCCGCGTGTCCATTGACTCCGATGCTGTGGCGTCGTCTTCTTCTttgtcgtcgtcgtcgtcgagCAATGGGTTTAACGAAAGAGACTGGATGTACCCGTCGTTCTTGGGCCCGCATATGGGTCGGAGGCGGATCAAAGTCAAACCCAATAAGCTTGAATTTAAAGGaaatgaggagaagaagaggaTTCAAGAGTTGGGTTcgaagaaagaagagaaggagGTGGCGAGTTTAGCGGTGACTCAGTCGAACTCAGTGACTCAGACGAGTTCAGTGAGTCAGTTGAGTGGAAAGACTCGTGGGTTAAAGAGCTCCTTGATGACGTATTACATG CTAATAATCAACTGTATATTATGTGTAtgttatgcaatttacttgcggGATAGAGTTGAAAAACTTGAG GAAGAGAACAGTAGCCTTCGTAGATTTTGTAGCTATAAAAGTATTGCTGGGAATAACGGCATTGACGTTTTGCATACTGACAATAACTCAGATTCCAATTTTGGTAATGCTGACGGTAGAACCGTTGCTTTGTATAGTGTGATAGTCACACTTCTTATGCCATTTGTATTGTATAAATATCTTGATTATCTTCCccaaataaagaatttctccaaaagaacaaagaaaaacaaagaggAGGTTCCCTTGAAGAAGAGAGTTGCATATAGTGTGGATGTGTGTTTCTCTGTTTATCCTTACGCAAAGCTGCTTGCACTACTCTTTGCGACTATATTTCTCATAATATTTGGTGGCTTGGCATTGTATGCGGTCAGTGACAGCAGCTTTGCTGAAGCTCTTTGGCTTTCATGGACATTTGTAGCTGACTCGGGAAATCATGCTGATAGGGTTGGCACTGGGCCCAGGATTGTTTCTGTCTCTATTAGTTCAGGAGGCATGTTGATATTTGCAATGATGCTGGGACTAGTCTCAGATGCCATCTCGGAGAAGGTAGATTCGCTGAGGAAAGGAAAGAGTGAAGTTATAGAAAAGAATCACATACTGATTCTTGGCTGGAGTGACAAATTG GGTTCACTTCTGAAACAGCTAGCAGTTGCAAACAAGAGCATTGGTGGAGGCGTTATTGTTGTACTAGCAGAAAGAGACAAGGAAGAAATGGAGATGGACATAGCAAAACTAGAGTTTGACTTTATGGGGACTTCTGTCATATGCAGGAGCGGCAGTCCTCTTATACTGGCTGACTTAAAGAAG GTATCAGTATCAAAGGCACGTGCTATCATTGTATTAGCATCTGATGAAAATGCAGATCAG AGTGATGCACGTGCTTTAAGGGTTGTGCTCAGTCTCACTGGAGTAAAAGAGGGTTTAAGGGGTCATGTTGTTGTGGAAATGAGTGACCTTGACAATGAACCCCTGGTAAAGCTTGTTGGAGGAGAGCTCATTGAAACAGTTGTCGCACATGATGTGATTGGGCGGTTGATGATCCAATGTGCTCTGCAACCTGGCCTTGCACAG ATATGGGAAGACATATTGGGATTTGAGAATGCtgaattttacattaaaaGGTGGTCTCAATTGGATGATCTGCGTTTCGAAGAAGTGCTGATTTCATTTCCTGATGCGATTCCCTGTGGAATTAAGGTTGCAGCTGAGGGTGGCAAGATAATTTTAAATCCAGATGATAACTATGTTCTGAAAGAGGGAGATGAAGTCCTTGTTATAGCTGAGGATGACGATACTTATGCGCCTGGTCCCCTTCCAGAGGTG GTACGCAAGCGGTCTTTCCTAAAAATACCTGACCCTCCAAAATATCCAGAGAAGATATTGTTCTGTGGCTGGCGCCGTGACATCGATGATATGATTATG GTACTAGAGGCATTCCTGGCTCCAGGTTCAGAATTGTGGATGCTTAATGAGGTacctgaaaaagaaagagagaagaaacttACTGATGGTGGTCTTGACATTTCTGGATTGATGAATATAAAACTTGTGCACCGTGAAGGAAATGCTGTTATTAGACGTCATTTAGAAAGTCTACCCTTGGAGACTTTTGATTCT ATATTAATTCTTGCAGATGAGTCACTGGAAGACTCGATTGTGCATTCTGACTCACGTTCTCTTGCCACCCTTCTCCTGATTCGTGACATACAG TCAAAACGTCTGCCTTACAGAGATACAAAGCCTACTTCCTTACGGTTGTCCGGGTTCTCTCACAGCTCCTGGATTCGTGAAATGCAGCAGGCTTCAGACAAATCTATTATTATCAGTGAAATCTTAGATTCCAGGACTAGGAACCTAGTATCAGTGTCCAGAATCAGCGATTATGTACTATCAAATGAACTTGTGAGTATGGCACTGGCAATGGTGGCTGAAGACAAGCAAATCAATCGCGTTCTTGAGGAACTTTTTGCTGAGGAG GGGAACGAAATGTGCATCAAACCGGCAGAGTTCTACTTATTTGACCAGGAAGagatttcattttttgataTAATGATTCGGGGTCGTCAAAGACAGGAAATTGTGATCGGCTACCGGCTTGCTAATACTGAGCGCGCTATAATCAACCCTTCTCAAAAATCAGAACCTAGGAAATGGTCTCTTGATGATGTTTTTGTTGTCATTTCTTCAGGAGACTGA
- the LOC102611746 gene encoding ion channel DMI1 isoform X3, protein MQNSNNDEASVTKTTGKPPLPKRSKTISDDTHFPGPLFPAVRRTDKSFDLRVSIDSDAVASSSSLSSSSSSNGFNERDWMYPSFLGPHMGRRRIKVKPNKLEFKGNEEKKRIQELGSKKEEKEVASLAVTQSNSVTQTSSVSQLSGKTRGLKSSLMTYYMLIINCILCVCYAIYLRDRVEKLEEENSSLRRFCSYKSIAGNNGIDVLHTDNNSDSNFGNADGRTVALYSVIVTLLMPFVLYKYLDYLPQIKNFSKRTKKNKEEVPLKKRVAYSVDVCFSVYPYAKLLALLFATIFLIIFGGLALYAVSDSSFAEALWLSWTFVADSGNHADRVGTGPRIVSVSISSGGMLIFAMMLGLVSDAISEKVDSLRKGKSEVIEKNHILILGWSDKLGSLLKQLAVANKSIGGGVIVVLAERDKEEMEMDIAKLEFDFMGTSVICRSGSPLILADLKKVSVSKARAIIVLASDENADQSDARALRVVLSLTGVKEGLRGHVVVEMSDLDNEPLVKLVGGELIETVVAHDVIGRLMIQCALQPGLAQIWEDILGFENAEFYIKRWSQLDDLRFEEVLISFPDAIPCGIKVAAEGGKIILNPDDNYVLKEGDEVLVIAEDDDTYAPGPLPEVVRKRSFLKIPDPPKYPEKILFCGWRRDIDDMIMVLEAFLAPGSELWMLNEVPEKEREKKLTDGGLDISGLMNIKLVHREGNAVIRRHLESLPLETFDSILILADESLEDSIVHSDSRSLATLLLIRDIQRYKAYFLTVVRVLSQLLDS, encoded by the exons atgCAAAACAGCAATAATGATGAAGCTTCGGTGACAAAGACGACGGGGAAGCCGCCGCTGCCGAAGCGATCGAAGACGATCTCCGACGACACTCACTTCCCAGGCCCACTTTTTCCCGCCGTTCGCCGAACCGACAAGTCGTTCGATCTCCGCGTGTCCATTGACTCCGATGCTGTGGCGTCGTCTTCTTCTttgtcgtcgtcgtcgtcgagCAATGGGTTTAACGAAAGAGACTGGATGTACCCGTCGTTCTTGGGCCCGCATATGGGTCGGAGGCGGATCAAAGTCAAACCCAATAAGCTTGAATTTAAAGGaaatgaggagaagaagaggaTTCAAGAGTTGGGTTcgaagaaagaagagaaggagGTGGCGAGTTTAGCGGTGACTCAGTCGAACTCAGTGACTCAGACGAGTTCAGTGAGTCAGTTGAGTGGAAAGACTCGTGGGTTAAAGAGCTCCTTGATGACGTATTACATG CTAATAATCAACTGTATATTATGTGTAtgttatgcaatttacttgcggGATAGAGTTGAAAAACTTGAG GAAGAGAACAGTAGCCTTCGTAGATTTTGTAGCTATAAAAGTATTGCTGGGAATAACGGCATTGACGTTTTGCATACTGACAATAACTCAGATTCCAATTTTGGTAATGCTGACGGTAGAACCGTTGCTTTGTATAGTGTGATAGTCACACTTCTTATGCCATTTGTATTGTATAAATATCTTGATTATCTTCCccaaataaagaatttctccaaaagaacaaagaaaaacaaagaggAGGTTCCCTTGAAGAAGAGAGTTGCATATAGTGTGGATGTGTGTTTCTCTGTTTATCCTTACGCAAAGCTGCTTGCACTACTCTTTGCGACTATATTTCTCATAATATTTGGTGGCTTGGCATTGTATGCGGTCAGTGACAGCAGCTTTGCTGAAGCTCTTTGGCTTTCATGGACATTTGTAGCTGACTCGGGAAATCATGCTGATAGGGTTGGCACTGGGCCCAGGATTGTTTCTGTCTCTATTAGTTCAGGAGGCATGTTGATATTTGCAATGATGCTGGGACTAGTCTCAGATGCCATCTCGGAGAAGGTAGATTCGCTGAGGAAAGGAAAGAGTGAAGTTATAGAAAAGAATCACATACTGATTCTTGGCTGGAGTGACAAATTG GGTTCACTTCTGAAACAGCTAGCAGTTGCAAACAAGAGCATTGGTGGAGGCGTTATTGTTGTACTAGCAGAAAGAGACAAGGAAGAAATGGAGATGGACATAGCAAAACTAGAGTTTGACTTTATGGGGACTTCTGTCATATGCAGGAGCGGCAGTCCTCTTATACTGGCTGACTTAAAGAAG GTATCAGTATCAAAGGCACGTGCTATCATTGTATTAGCATCTGATGAAAATGCAGATCAG AGTGATGCACGTGCTTTAAGGGTTGTGCTCAGTCTCACTGGAGTAAAAGAGGGTTTAAGGGGTCATGTTGTTGTGGAAATGAGTGACCTTGACAATGAACCCCTGGTAAAGCTTGTTGGAGGAGAGCTCATTGAAACAGTTGTCGCACATGATGTGATTGGGCGGTTGATGATCCAATGTGCTCTGCAACCTGGCCTTGCACAG ATATGGGAAGACATATTGGGATTTGAGAATGCtgaattttacattaaaaGGTGGTCTCAATTGGATGATCTGCGTTTCGAAGAAGTGCTGATTTCATTTCCTGATGCGATTCCCTGTGGAATTAAGGTTGCAGCTGAGGGTGGCAAGATAATTTTAAATCCAGATGATAACTATGTTCTGAAAGAGGGAGATGAAGTCCTTGTTATAGCTGAGGATGACGATACTTATGCGCCTGGTCCCCTTCCAGAGGTG GTACGCAAGCGGTCTTTCCTAAAAATACCTGACCCTCCAAAATATCCAGAGAAGATATTGTTCTGTGGCTGGCGCCGTGACATCGATGATATGATTATG GTACTAGAGGCATTCCTGGCTCCAGGTTCAGAATTGTGGATGCTTAATGAGGTacctgaaaaagaaagagagaagaaacttACTGATGGTGGTCTTGACATTTCTGGATTGATGAATATAAAACTTGTGCACCGTGAAGGAAATGCTGTTATTAGACGTCATTTAGAAAGTCTACCCTTGGAGACTTTTGATTCT ATATTAATTCTTGCAGATGAGTCACTGGAAGACTCGATTGTGCATTCTGACTCACGTTCTCTTGCCACCCTTCTCCTGATTCGTGACATACAG AGATACAAAGCCTACTTCCTTACGGTTGTCCGGGTTCTCTCACAGCTCCTGGATTCGTGA
- the LOC102611746 gene encoding ion channel DMI1 isoform X4: protein MQNSNNDEASVTKTTGKPPLPKRSKTISDDTHFPGPLFPAVRRTDKSFDLRVSIDSDAVASSSSLSSSSSSNGFNERDWMYPSFLGPHMGRRRIKVKPNKLEFKGNEEKKRIQELGSKKEEKEVASLAVTQSNSVTQTSSVSQLSGKTRGLKSSLMTYYMLIINCILCVCYAIYLRDRVEKLEEENSSLRRFCSYKSIAGNNGIDVLHTDNNSDSNFGNADGRTVALYSVIVTLLMPFVLYKYLDYLPQIKNFSKRTKKNKEEVPLKKRVAYSVDVCFSVYPYAKLLALLFATIFLIIFGGLALYAVSDSSFAEALWLSWTFVADSGNHADRVGTGPRIVSVSISSGGMLIFAMMLGLVSDAISEKVDSLRKGKSEVIEKNHILILGWSDKLGSLLKQLAVANKSIGGGVIVVLAERDKEEMEMDIAKLEFDFMGTSVICRSGSPLILADLKKVSVSKARAIIVLASDENADQSDARALRVVLSLTGVKEGLRGHVVVEMSDLDNEPLVKLVGGELIETVVAHDVIGRLMIQCALQPGLAQIWEDILGFENAEFYIKRWSQLDDLRFEEVLISFPDAIPCGIKVAAEGGKIILNPDDNYVLKEGDEVLVIAEDDDTYAPGPLPEVVRKRSFLKIPDPPKYPEKILFCGWRRDIDDMIMVLEAFLAPGSELWMLNEVPEKEREKKLTDGGLDISGLMNIKLVHREGNAVIRRHLESLPLETFDSMSHWKTRLCILTHVLLPPFS from the exons atgCAAAACAGCAATAATGATGAAGCTTCGGTGACAAAGACGACGGGGAAGCCGCCGCTGCCGAAGCGATCGAAGACGATCTCCGACGACACTCACTTCCCAGGCCCACTTTTTCCCGCCGTTCGCCGAACCGACAAGTCGTTCGATCTCCGCGTGTCCATTGACTCCGATGCTGTGGCGTCGTCTTCTTCTttgtcgtcgtcgtcgtcgagCAATGGGTTTAACGAAAGAGACTGGATGTACCCGTCGTTCTTGGGCCCGCATATGGGTCGGAGGCGGATCAAAGTCAAACCCAATAAGCTTGAATTTAAAGGaaatgaggagaagaagaggaTTCAAGAGTTGGGTTcgaagaaagaagagaaggagGTGGCGAGTTTAGCGGTGACTCAGTCGAACTCAGTGACTCAGACGAGTTCAGTGAGTCAGTTGAGTGGAAAGACTCGTGGGTTAAAGAGCTCCTTGATGACGTATTACATG CTAATAATCAACTGTATATTATGTGTAtgttatgcaatttacttgcggGATAGAGTTGAAAAACTTGAG GAAGAGAACAGTAGCCTTCGTAGATTTTGTAGCTATAAAAGTATTGCTGGGAATAACGGCATTGACGTTTTGCATACTGACAATAACTCAGATTCCAATTTTGGTAATGCTGACGGTAGAACCGTTGCTTTGTATAGTGTGATAGTCACACTTCTTATGCCATTTGTATTGTATAAATATCTTGATTATCTTCCccaaataaagaatttctccaaaagaacaaagaaaaacaaagaggAGGTTCCCTTGAAGAAGAGAGTTGCATATAGTGTGGATGTGTGTTTCTCTGTTTATCCTTACGCAAAGCTGCTTGCACTACTCTTTGCGACTATATTTCTCATAATATTTGGTGGCTTGGCATTGTATGCGGTCAGTGACAGCAGCTTTGCTGAAGCTCTTTGGCTTTCATGGACATTTGTAGCTGACTCGGGAAATCATGCTGATAGGGTTGGCACTGGGCCCAGGATTGTTTCTGTCTCTATTAGTTCAGGAGGCATGTTGATATTTGCAATGATGCTGGGACTAGTCTCAGATGCCATCTCGGAGAAGGTAGATTCGCTGAGGAAAGGAAAGAGTGAAGTTATAGAAAAGAATCACATACTGATTCTTGGCTGGAGTGACAAATTG GGTTCACTTCTGAAACAGCTAGCAGTTGCAAACAAGAGCATTGGTGGAGGCGTTATTGTTGTACTAGCAGAAAGAGACAAGGAAGAAATGGAGATGGACATAGCAAAACTAGAGTTTGACTTTATGGGGACTTCTGTCATATGCAGGAGCGGCAGTCCTCTTATACTGGCTGACTTAAAGAAG GTATCAGTATCAAAGGCACGTGCTATCATTGTATTAGCATCTGATGAAAATGCAGATCAG AGTGATGCACGTGCTTTAAGGGTTGTGCTCAGTCTCACTGGAGTAAAAGAGGGTTTAAGGGGTCATGTTGTTGTGGAAATGAGTGACCTTGACAATGAACCCCTGGTAAAGCTTGTTGGAGGAGAGCTCATTGAAACAGTTGTCGCACATGATGTGATTGGGCGGTTGATGATCCAATGTGCTCTGCAACCTGGCCTTGCACAG ATATGGGAAGACATATTGGGATTTGAGAATGCtgaattttacattaaaaGGTGGTCTCAATTGGATGATCTGCGTTTCGAAGAAGTGCTGATTTCATTTCCTGATGCGATTCCCTGTGGAATTAAGGTTGCAGCTGAGGGTGGCAAGATAATTTTAAATCCAGATGATAACTATGTTCTGAAAGAGGGAGATGAAGTCCTTGTTATAGCTGAGGATGACGATACTTATGCGCCTGGTCCCCTTCCAGAGGTG GTACGCAAGCGGTCTTTCCTAAAAATACCTGACCCTCCAAAATATCCAGAGAAGATATTGTTCTGTGGCTGGCGCCGTGACATCGATGATATGATTATG GTACTAGAGGCATTCCTGGCTCCAGGTTCAGAATTGTGGATGCTTAATGAGGTacctgaaaaagaaagagagaagaaacttACTGATGGTGGTCTTGACATTTCTGGATTGATGAATATAAAACTTGTGCACCGTGAAGGAAATGCTGTTATTAGACGTCATTTAGAAAGTCTACCCTTGGAGACTTTTGATTCT ATGAGTCACTGGAAGACTCGATTGTGCATTCTGACTCACGTTCTCTTGCCACCCTTCTCCTGA
- the LOC102612635 gene encoding glyoxylase I 4-like: MGNIGGMEAMERLSSTVSYSNTMPILSLNHVSFVCKSVKRSVMFYEQVLGFVIIKRPSFNFEGAWLFNHGIGIHLLESDKAPEKRGKINPKDNHISFQCSDMKLVMRKLEEMNIEYETAVVEEGGIRVDQLFFHDPDGYMIEICNCQNLPVLPLSSCPLKLPSASANANANARHTKSTIYGKRSSEKAACSGEVVATLMMESLVGDMMDIFM; this comes from the exons atgggaAATATTGGAGGGATGGAGGCCATGGAGAGATTGTCATCAACAGTTTCTTATTCAAATACAATGCCAATATTGTCATTAAACCATGTGTCATTTGTGTGCAAGTCAGTGAAAAGATCTGTGATGTTTTATGAACAAGTCTTGGGatttgttattatcaaaagACCTTCTTTCAACTTTGAAGGAGCTTG gtTATTTAATCATGGAATTGGCATACATTTGCTAGAATCTGATAAAGCTCCAGAAAAGAGAGGCAAGATCAATCCAAAAGACAATCACATTTCATTTCAATGCTCAGACATGAAACTGGTGATGAGAAAGTTGGAGGAGATGAACATTGAGTACGAGACTGCTGTTGTTGAAGAAGGTGGCATACGAGTTGATCAACTTTTCTTCCATGATCCCGATGGCTACATGATTGAGATTTGCAATTGCCAAAATCTCCCCGTGCTTCCACTTTCCTCTTGCCCTCTGAAGCTCCCCAGTGCCAGTGCCAATGCCAATGCCAACGCGAGACATacaaaatcaacaatttaTG GCAAGCGGAGCTCAGAGAAGGCGGCATGCTCAGGAGAAGTAGTGGCAACTCTGATGATGGAGAGTTTGGTGGGCGACATGATGGACATTTTCATGTGA